TCTCAACTCCTCTCCCCACAAACTCCTTCTTCCAAAACTTCACTCTCAAAAACGGCGACCAAGCCGAATACTTTCACCCTTACATCATCAAACCATCTCCTTCATCTCTCTCCATCTCGTACCCATCTCTTTCACACAACTCCGCCTTCATCTTCGAGGCTTTCAACGCCGACATCACCGTCTCCGGGTCAGACGGACCCGACCCGCATTCAAGAAAGACTCATCTGATCTCTTCCTTCAGCGATCTCGGCGTCACTCTCGATTTCCCTTCCCCTAATCTCAGATTCTTCCTCGTCAGAGGAAGCCCCTTCATCACCTGCTCTGTCTCCGGCACCTCCTCGATCACAATCTCAACGATCCACGCGGTTTTGTCCTTTTCCGGTAACAGCTCGTCCACCAAGTACACCGCCAAGCTCAACAACAACCAGACCTGGCTGATCTACGCCTCTTCCCCGGTTCACTTAAATCAAACCGGAGGCTCTTCGATTAACTGCGGTGCTGGATTTTCCGGTATTCTCCGGTTCGCCGTGCTACCTGATCCAAACCCGGATTTTGAATCAATCCTCGACCGGTTTAGCTGCTGTTACCCAGTCTCCGGCGACGCTGATCTCACAAAGCCGTTCACTTTGGAGTATAACTGGGAGAAGAGAGGCTACGGAGACCTCCTGATGCTCGCTCACCCTCTCCACCTCAAGCTTTTATCGACCCACGATTGCTCGATCGCCGTCCTAGAGAGCTTCCGTTACAGAAGCATCGACGGAGATCTTGTAGGCGTCGTCGGAGATTCGTGGGTTCTGAGACCCGACCCCGTTTCGGTGACGTGGCACTCCATCAAAGGAGTCGATGAAGATCGTCGCGAAGAGATCATCTCCGCTCTCGTCAAAGACGTAAACGCCTTGGACTCCTCCGCTCCGGTGACGAGCTCTTCCTACTTCTACGCGAAGCTGATCGCGAGAGCCGCGAGGTTGGCTCTGATCGCCGAAGAAGTCTGCTATTTGGATGTGATTCCGGCTATCAGGAAGTATCTGAAGAGCATGATCGAGCCGTGGCTAGACGGGACTTTCGAGCCGAACGGGTTCCTCTACGATCCCACGTGGGGAGGCGTGATCACGAAGCAAGGGTCGAGAGACTCGGGAGCCGATTTCGGGTTCGGGATTTACAACGACCACCATTACCATCTCGGCTACTTCCTCTACGCGATTGCTGTGATGGCCAAGATCGATCCTTTGTGGGGGAAGAGGTACGGGCCTCAGGCGTATGCTCTGATGGCGGACTTCATGACgttggggaagaagaagatgaagaaaggaGCGAGCTTTAATTCTAATTCGGTTTACCCGCGGTTGAGATGTTTTGATCTCTTCAAGCTTCATTCTTGGGCTGGGGGGTTGACGGAGTTCGCCGACGGGAGGAATCAGGAGAGCACGAGCGAGGCTGTTAACGCTTATTACTCCGCTGCTTTGTTGGGGCTGGCTTACGGCGATACGCATCTGGTGGCGGCGGCTTCGACGGTTTTGACGTTGGAGATTCACGCCGCGAGGATGTGGTGGCAGGTACCGGTTTTAATCTTAGATAAAATCGAATTGAACCGGATAAGTTGATTTTAACCGCTCAAACCGAGAATGTTTGATATGATAAGTTGATTAACCAAATGAATCCTATTCGGTTCAGTTTGGTAAGTTAATAGGTTTAGCTGGGTTATCTTTGGGTCGATTGGGTATAGTAAAACGTAAGTTTCGTTTGGATGTATTACCAAAACACAAACCAGTACGGTTCATGCCACATTCGGTTTAATTTTGGTTCTGGCTCTAGTTCGGATTGATTTGTAGACTTATGGTTTAATTGATAGAAATCCAAATTGAAATGGTTTAATTGGGTTTATCCTTGGTTCGATTTGGTTTTAAGTAAAACTTAAGTATCTCGTCTTGGTGGTGGCAGGTGAAAGAAGGCGACACTATTTACCCGGCAGACTTCACGGCGGAGAATCGTGTGGTTGGGGTATTATGGTCAACGAAGAGAGACAGTGGCTTATGGTTCGCGCCAAAGGAATGGAAAGAGTGTCGGCTTGGGATACAGTTATTACCGATACTCCCAGTGTCGGAGATTCTGTTCTCGGATGTGAAGTTCGTGAAGCAGCTCGTGAATTGGACCATGCCGGCGTTGTCGAGAGAAGGCGTCGGAGAAGGGTGGAAAGGGTTTGTGTATGCTTTGGAAAGTATTTATGACAAAGATGGAGCGATGGAGAAGGTTAGAGGATTAAATGGGCATGATGATGGGAACTCTCTGAGTAATCTGTTGTGGTGGATTCATAGTAgaggtggtgatgatgatgacgacgacGAAGGTGGGTACGGTGGTCATGGTGGTGGCGGGAAGTATTGTTCATTTGGTCATTATTGTAATTAGTTGCTGGCTTTTTGGTTTGTTAAATAAAGGGACACAATGTTTAATATATTGGGCTTAAGATTCTTAATCAGTCTATTACTTGTGTTGGGTTTCAAAATCTTAAACATTGTGGATCCACCAATTTTATTTGAACCCATGTCTAGGCCAGGGCATTCGTTTCGGTTTTGTCCAATCGGATGTTGATTTTTCGGATTTATCAAAATCACCTCCATTCTGATTATATGAAAGTTTGGTTCAAGACCGATTCAGgatagaaaattttcaaaaaccgGTACAACATGATGTATTTTCAGGTTTGGGTCTCAattcatttttttggtttaaatctACCATATTTGTATCTACTTTGTaatcaaaacataagtaaaatcgattcttcggtttaaaatacctgatttatatatattttgtaaccaaaatataaataaaatcgattcaaaaataagaaacgaacatcaaccgtgatcattcaaaatcaaacgaaaggTAAACATAGTTATGGATAGAATGAAAACCGaataaatgaaagcataaaacgaaaactaaattttcatgaaatgaaaaatattattcaacaaaaacaaaaccaaaatcttaaAACTTCAAGTTTTAACCGCCATTTTCAAccaccaaccttcatgtaatagataattattttagatgtaatatattttggatatatattatgaattgagatcatgtttggtacaagttcttctttggaattttgaatgtttctggttttatcggatatccatttaggttcggTTCAGATAATACTTATAACCCGAAATACgataaaacaagatccattcagtATTAATGTTGGATCAGTTCAGATTCTTTTTTATCGGATAGGATTCGGTTCAGGTTGTGGGGTTAGGAATTTACTTCCCCAAATTTGAAATCTACTAAAGCTAAGATTGATAAGATCGAGTTATATTATATTCTCAAAAGGGTGACAAGAGATCAGCAGTGACAAAACTCATCCGTTTTGTCAAAGAATAATGATGGTGATCATATGCAAATTGGGTTTGTATAAACGTTACATACAAATAGGTGATGTTGATATCATTATTCCGTATACACGTTTGGACCGACCATTTGCTGCAACATGTGGTTCATGTTCTTCTTATCTTTAGGCTCTAATCGACTTGCCAGGTTCCAATTGGCTCCTCGGATCTCCACCGTTTGCCACATCCGCTTGACCGACTTGATATGCAAGCAAACAAAATCAGGACATTGCCATGTTATCGTTTACAACATCACTAAAGAAGACAACATCATACGACGATAACAAATTATTAAGAGACATCACTTTCTTAACAATGCTAAACACTTTCCTTTAATAGAAACACggaaactttattttaaaacattccGAAAAGATGCCAGCTGCAATCACCTATGGAACCATGATCGTAATGCGACGCCTCTGGGAATCATGGACAGTTAAAACATAATTAAGTCAAGAATCAAGATAAAACAGTCAATGGCTGATGGCCAAAGCCCAAGTTTCCAGCTTTACCAAAATAGTAATATACAATACGATCCATCACGTGCCATAACCTACGCAACATGTTAATGGGTCATATAGGGAGAGAGTAGTAAACTCTTGGTGTAGCTTTCTTCTCCAGTGTTGATaagatataacatataaggaGACTAGTAGTTTTTTCAACTTTTTCCTCAGAGAGTTGATGATTCCAAAAGCCAATGTCAGCATCTGTGGACTGGACCCTATACACAGAAACACAGCCAGCCACAAGATAATCACACAACTTTTCAAGACCACTAACTTCTCGCCAAGTGTCAGCCCCTCCAAGATTCTATCCTTCCCTTTTGCCTTCTTAGTCCCTTGCCTCCATTTACAATCTTCCCTCACCAACAACAAACTAGTTCCATCTGAGTTAAAACATGTTGAAACAAGAGAGTAACTGGGCACAAACCTGTGACACATGCCGATCAGCCGCATGCACTGTCTACTGCCGAGCTGATTCTGCCTACTTATGCACAAACTGTGATGCTCAAGTTCATGCAGCCAATCGGCTCGCTTCCCGCCACGAACGTGTTAGAGTCTGTCAATCATGTGAGCGAGCCCCGGCTGCCTTCTTCTGCAAGGCAGATGCTGCTTCTCTATGCACAGCCTGTGATTCACAGATTCATTCCGCAAACCCACTTGCTAGACGCCACCAACGTGTTCCGATTCTGCCAATCTCTGGTTCCATGGTCACTAACCATTCGAGTGAGACGACAGAGACAGAGGACATAGTGGTGGTgggacaagaagaagaagatgaagcagaAGCGGCTTCTTGGTTGTTGCATAGTTCAGTTAAAAACAGTggtgacaacaacaacaacaacaacaacagtgaGAATAGGTTCTCGGTTGGTGACGAGTATGTGGACCTTGTCGATTACAATAAGTATCAACAAGACTACAACGTACCTCAGAGGAGCTATGTGGCAGATGGGGTTGTTCCACTTCAAGTTGGAGTATTAAAGAGTCACATGCACCACGAGGAACACAACTTTCAGTTTGGTTTCACTAATGTCTCCTCAGAAGCTTCCCCAATTCATATGGTTAGTCTTGTGCCAGAGTCAACACTGAGTGAGACAACAGTATCACACCCAAGATCGCCCAAAGTGGCAACGGAGGAGCTACATGACGCTCCAGTTCAGATGCTGAGTCCAGTAGAGAGAAAGGCTAGGGTCATGAGGtatagagagaagaagaagacaaggaagTTTGAGAAGAGGATAAGGTATGCTTCAAGGAAAGAGTATGCAGAGAAAAGACCAAGGATCAAAGGCCGGTTTGCAAAGAGGAATGAAGTTGATGCAGAGGAGGCAGACAAAGCTTTCTCCTCAATGGTCATGTTTGACACAGGATATGGAATTGTTCCTTCATTCTGATAATACTCCTATGGTTCAACTAGATTCCATGCTTGTAAATGCATTACTGGAAGTTATGACCACTGTAATGCATATAGGTCTCTATTTTTGTCTAACTAGTACCAATTAattagatatatttatattttgctgTTGtatttaaaacagaattttcacaCAGTTACTATCCTTCAATCTAAGTTCACACCGATATGTGCGTTACTTTAGCTAGATGTACCAAGAACAGTTAACAATGAACTCACCTTGCAAAAAGGTTCAGACAAGTAGTGATTGCTTTCTTGGTGACACTTCCACACCACTTTGATAAACAAGTAGAAGATAAATGATTCCACTTGTGTCTCCCTGAGAAAATAAGGTTTTACACAAATATGATTTTCCAAACAATTACATAGTTTAACTTTAGACATACAACTTggaaaattcaattttaaaaaaaaaagacatcatAACATCACACATTGAATAGTCATTTCCTGTAACATACTTAGAAAAGTGGCAGTCAGATCGCAAACAACCAAGAACCCGGAGTGAACAAATGCTACTCTGTAAAATTACATCAAAAACATATTCTTGTTTCTGGTAAGCATTGGAGAGCATGGTTGTGTAACCAAACCCATGCATTCCCACCTGGCTCTCTCTGATAAACAAGAATCTAAACACCTTTAATTTGTCCCATCCAGTATATTAACACTCATAAGTAACAAGCAACCACTGGCAGAATATGTCAATGCCTATGTTTAGTTACATGCTCTAAATCTATTAGAATAAAGGGCTATAGTGTGTCACCTTTCCAAGGAATATAATAGCATTAAAGAATAAGGAAGCAAAGAAAAATAGAAGTGACACTGTAACTAAGCCTTCACTCTTTTTGCCCCACTGTAACTAAGCCCTCACCACTTTCCATGGGTTAAGCTGATGAATTCCTGCACCAACCAAAAGATTCGTTTTGGCCATCACTGAGTGAGTGTTGATATCCATATGAATTTAGCCACTAGATTGagtgtaaaatatatatgttctcTTTGGACCACATAAATGAATCTCATTCACCCACTGAAACCAGAAGTGTGACAACCCGCTACCACTGCATTCAAAACCCATCAGAAAATCTAGTCTGTGATCTGGTTTGATCATGTAGGCTGTAGCACAAACTTATAAACCACTCAAGAAAATGGACGATATCTCTGGTTACATATGATATTAGCATATCATTATCAACAAGGAAGCTAGTAGAGAGTTGATCTAGATATCTTTCCAGGAAATTTAAAGATATGCAATAACAATTTTAGGCTAAATCCTAACGAGTGTAAAGAGCCAATTGAATGTTAACATTTAGTTTTCTCTAGATTTCTTTTCAGGAAAATGAAGATGCAATAACAATTAGTTTAAGTATACTAGCAAATGTAAGACCCACTTGAATGCTAATATTTAGTGATGGATTCGAAACACGTGAAAGTGCATAAAAGTGATTACCTTTTGCCAAAGGTCTCTGCACTTTTGCACTTTTCCTCAGATAGTTTTCTTACAGCCATATAAAGTGGAGAATCCTACATAGCTTACAATTGCAAGCTTTGTATGGTGGTCCCTGGACTCTAAGATTCTAGGTTCTCTTATCAGTCTTTTCAAGAAAAGAAGGTTTTCTATTTAAATCTGAaagctgaaaaaaaataatgaaacaaatAAGTGACATAGTTTTTTCCCCTTAATATCTCTAAAACTGAGTCTAATTGGCATAAAATTGAATTTTCCTTCACATAATTCCAATGCAACTTCCATGTAAGGTGGAGCTCTACACTTGTGAATGAAGTTCCAAACCACAGATAGGCAAAGAGAAATAATAAGCAAAACTATATTTCTTGAACTACAAGTGATAAAGGGCCAATACACAACTCTCTTCATGAGCtagaaccactataaaatccccACTTTTTCATATCATTAATGTAATGAACCTAGAATTCTTCTCCTTCATAAGATTTCTCCGTTACATTCATCAAAAAACCAGTAAATAACAAGAACATTTTGAGAGTTTAAAGTCGTCCCTTACTAGAAAAAAATAGTGTAAATAAATGAAAGAGGAAGAGATGCGAAAAGTGTATACTAGGACCAGCCTTTTTATACAAGCAAGCTCACTTTTCAGCTGTAGACTCATAGAGTTGAAGGAAGCCACATGAATTTGGCCACTAGGGTTTTCTAACCTTTGGACCACATAAATGAGTATCATTAGTACATCCACTGAACCCAAAAGTGTCCTCAAACTCTAGAGAGTATCATATTCATATACTGTAGCTTTCCACTTAGTAAACATTATTAACATATCACCAACAAGGCAGCTCAAAGCACTGGTGGTTACTAGTACAAAAGCAAACCCAAGATGATGGATATACCGTACACGAACTGTCATCAGATAGTTTGCAGCTGCTAACCAAGAAATAGTAAACAAAGGTGCTTTTAAATATGCATCTACTGATCCTATGGAGTAAACGAGAGCATAGCTCAAAACGCTACTTTTCTCTGTGATCCTATAAAGACAAGTCATGAAACTTCCCATCTCTGGCCTGAGACATAACAGTATAAAATTAAGCTAATATGGAAACATATATACAGCTGcagaaaacaatatattcatcatatcttctatattattaaaagagaagtacccatttgaaaatgttcttacttcgttaattaaactccttttttttttgcttgtctttttttagttgcatttattaaatatcataaaacgaataaaactgtctaatttattacttgtcttttcagttacattaatgaaatatgcttaaatgaatttaaacttcatattttattgtttgtctttttcagttaccttaatgaaatatccttaaataaatttggacataaagtcatttaatcaaccaaaaaaactcatgagttatccttacgtgcaataattttaataattgagatttttaaaaacgtgcatcattaaaatgttacctaaaacatgcagcactaatatataatatgcatcaataaaactagaatttgactcacacaattgtacggatattattttcagttgattaaatttaaaaataattatttattcaaaaaatatttaagaatgactatgtttttaaaaattatatggtattatttgctcataactcatttgtcatttgataaattgttagaaaatgttttttagcataatataactcagttgtcatttgctaaatttatggtttttatttatattttttattatttaattataatattttcattttacatatgaaagataaataaattttctttcaaacaatatttttgtaaatgtatttttaaaaaaataatcaattaaaattgttattatcattgaatatcattatttttgacataatttgagttttcgtttacatcaaaacttatcatattttaggataattttaatttaaaatgtaattttcatatttttcaaacaaattctaaaaatattttttaaatattttgttataattgttaaaaaaatattgagttgcatttcaaataaaaaggtaaagatattaaaaatattctaattaaaatatataaaatttaatatagttttaagaaaatggtcaaaataaaaaaaattacacataaaataatcatgatttttgttaactgggcggatcattatttatatgatatcgcacacgaaagaaaaatttttgtttttaaaattatctaattaactctatactcatttttttatattttttatatgatatcacacattcgtaaaaaaatagatagtttaa
This genomic stretch from Brassica napus cultivar Da-Ae chromosome C9, Da-Ae, whole genome shotgun sequence harbors:
- the LOC106424649 gene encoding zinc finger protein CONSTANS-LIKE 1, whose product is MLKQESNWAQTCDTCRSAACTVYCRADSAYLCTNCDAQVHAANRLASRHERVRVCQSCERAPAAFFCKADAASLCTACDSQIHSANPLARRHQRVPILPISGSMVTNHSSETTETEDIVVVGQEEEDEAEAASWLLHSSVKNSGDNNNNNNNSENRFSVGDEYVDLVDYNKYQQDYNVPQRSYVADGVVPLQVGVLKSHMHHEEHNFQFGFTNVSSEASPIHMVSLVPESTLSETTVSHPRSPKVATEELHDAPVQMLSPVERKARVMRYREKKKTRKFEKRIRYASRKEYAEKRPRIKGRFAKRNEVDAEEADKAFSSMVMFDTGYGIVPSF
- the LOC106424742 gene encoding probable endo-1,3(4)-beta-glucanase ARB_01444, whose product is MLKKVRRKVKAFVTKPFKKPSRPSRPPSSPEQPPPPPTHPLSQPPSPPPQEMSSSRQRNAPFLFPRSESSVLPDPSRFFSHDLLSTPLPTNSFFQNFTLKNGDQAEYFHPYIIKPSPSSLSISYPSLSHNSAFIFEAFNADITVSGSDGPDPHSRKTHLISSFSDLGVTLDFPSPNLRFFLVRGSPFITCSVSGTSSITISTIHAVLSFSGNSSSTKYTAKLNNNQTWLIYASSPVHLNQTGGSSINCGAGFSGILRFAVLPDPNPDFESILDRFSCCYPVSGDADLTKPFTLEYNWEKRGYGDLLMLAHPLHLKLLSTHDCSIAVLESFRYRSIDGDLVGVVGDSWVLRPDPVSVTWHSIKGVDEDRREEIISALVKDVNALDSSAPVTSSSYFYAKLIARAARLALIAEEVCYLDVIPAIRKYLKSMIEPWLDGTFEPNGFLYDPTWGGVITKQGSRDSGADFGFGIYNDHHYHLGYFLYAIAVMAKIDPLWGKRYGPQAYALMADFMTLGKKKMKKGASFNSNSVYPRLRCFDLFKLHSWAGGLTEFADGRNQESTSEAVNAYYSAALLGLAYGDTHLVAAASTVLTLEIHAARMWWQVKEGDTIYPADFTAENRVVGVLWSTKRDSGLWFAPKEWKECRLGIQLLPILPVSEILFSDVKFVKQLVNWTMPALSREGVGEGWKGFVYALESIYDKDGAMEKVRGLNGHDDGNSLSNLLWWIHSRGGDDDDDDEGGYGGHGGGGKYCSFGHYCN
- the LOC111209574 gene encoding uncharacterized protein LOC111209574, with the translated sequence MARDGSWQCPDFVCLHIKSVKRMWQTVEIRGANWNLASRLEPKDKKNMNHMLQQMVGPNVYTE